Proteins encoded by one window of Rhodamnia argentea isolate NSW1041297 chromosome 6, ASM2092103v1, whole genome shotgun sequence:
- the LOC115744840 gene encoding uncharacterized protein At5g19025-like, whose protein sequence is MHHLLSTSSSSVFFTSATAMPTLNPSKPNNNNHHHHSKPPNPSPGGLSGHHHPSSLCTHSPSATLDLLILVLVLFSGAFLVSSYFSYIFNSLSLLLSHPATTATIHLRLDLPVVPYALGFAAFFVAAAALLECCCGARSRRCDRPGCKGLKKAMEFDLQLQTEECVRSGSSKEIDRLPWKGVTESNPDYECLRAELRKMAPPNGRAVLLFRARCGCPVAKLEGWGPKKGRRHKKALAGVAHNGKGDKG, encoded by the exons ATGCACCATCtcctctccacctcctcctcctccgtcttcTTCACAAGCGCCACTGCCATGCCTACACTCAACCCCTCAAaacccaacaacaacaaccaccaccaccacagcAAGCCGCCGAACCCCAGCCCCGGCGGTCTCTCCGGCCACCACCATCCCTCCTCCCTCTGCACCCACTCCCCCTCCGCCACCCTCGACCTCctcatcctcgtcctcgtcctcttcTCCGGCGCCTTCCTCGTCTCCTCCTACTTCTCCTACATCTTCaactccctctccctcctcctctcccaccccgccaccaccgccaccatccACCTCCGCCTCGATCTCCCCGTCGTCCCCTACGCCCTCGGCTTCGCCGCCTTCTTCGTCGCCGCCGCTGCCCTCCTCGAGTGCTGCTGCGGCGCCCGCTCCCGCCGCTGCGACCGCCCCGGCTGCAAGGGCCTCAAGAAGGCCATGGAGTTCGATTTGCAGCTCCAGACCGAGGAGTGCGTGAGATCGGGCTCCTCCAAGGAGATCGACCGCCTCCCTTGGAAGGGCGTTACCGAGTCAAACCCTGATTACGAGTGCCTCCGCGCCGAGCTCCGGAAGATGGCCCCTCCCAACGGCCGCGCCGTCCTGCTCTTCCGGGCACGCTGCGGCTGCCCCGTCGCCAAGCTCGAGGGCTGGGGGCCCAAGAAGGGCCGGCGACACAAGAA GGCCTTGGCCGGTGTTGCTCACAATGGGAAAGGAGATAAGGGTTGA
- the LOC115744926 gene encoding pentatricopeptide repeat-containing protein At5g19020, mitochondrial, translating to MTISLRPILGRLLQVASLSPPNLRWVSSAAATATYPHLQDHLLTFFNAGNTRERGYDRELALVSALKSCASPSAASQGRQLHPLVLKSGLLANSFVRNSLTNVYAKCGLMGEAGILFGSCGDSDVVCCNIMIGGYVKSGRLRDAFQVFEKMTIKECVSYTTMIMGFAQNKFWGEAIKVFKDMWVANVVPNEATLASVIPACSHSGELWNCGMLHALAIKLLLDSSIIVSTNLLHMYCICSSIEEASRLFEEMPEKNVVTWNVMLNGYSKAGLVDLAGQLFEKIPSKDVVSWGTLIDSYLRVQRLTEALIMCREMLRYGLRPNDVMLVDLVSACARSMLAVEGQQLHNLIVRCGFDCCDFVQATVIHFYAACGRIDLARLQFETGSKDHLASLNALIAGFVRNGMIDQARQMFNQMSERDVFSWTTMISCYAQQEQPNMALELFHKMAASGLCPNEVTMASVFSAIAALGSLEEGSRAHEYVQKNSIPLNENLSASMIDMYAKCGSISSALEVFHQVRDKGQDVSPWNAIICGLAMHGHANLSLAIFSNLQKRNISPNSITFIGALTACCHAGLVEEGKKIFRSMKVLDDVDPDVKHYGCMVDILGRAGRIQEAAELIRTMPVEADAAVWGALLSACRTHGNVDIGEWAAQSLENLQPTHGPCRVLLSNIYADVGRWHDAFSARTVIHSRGLKRLPGCSGVG from the coding sequence ATGACCATCTCACTCCGACCCATATTGGGTCGTCTCCTTCAGGTCGCTTCTCTGTCTCCACCGAATCTGAGATGGGTCTCTTCTGCTGCAGCCACTGCAACATATCCCCATCTGCAAGACCATCTCCTCACATTCTTCAATGCCGGAAACACCCGCGAACGAGGGTACGACCGCGAGCTGGCCCTCGTGTCGGCCCTCAAGTCCTGCGCCTCTCCCTCGGCCGCTTCTCAGGGTCGTCAACTCCACCCCCTCGTCCTCAAATCGGGGCTTCTCGCCAACTCCTTTGTACGTAATAGCTTGACTAACGTGTACGCAAAGTGCGGCTTGATGGGCGAGGCTGGGATTTTGTTTGGTTCTTGTGGCGACTCTGATGTTGTTTGCTGCAATATAATGATTGGTGGGTACGTGAAATCTGGCCGTTTGCGGGATGCTTTCCAagtgtttgagaaaatgacgattAAAGAGTGTGTTTCGTATACGACTATGATAATGGGGTTTGCGCAGAATAAGTTTTGGGGGGAGGCGATCAAGGTCTTCAAGGATATGTGGGTTGCTAATGTCGTGCCTAATGAGGCGACTTTGGCGAGTGTCATCCCGGCTTGCTCGCATTCTGGGGAACTATGGAACTGTGGAATGCTTCATGCTTTGGCGATTAAATTACTACTTGACAGTAGCATTATTGTATCGACGAATTTGTTGCACATGTATTGTATTTGTTCGAGCATAGAGGAAGCGAGCAGGTTATTCGAGGAGATGCCTGAAAAGAATGTAGTTACGTGGAATGTGATGTTGAACGGATATTCGAAGGCAGGACTCGTTGATTTGGCTGGACAACTGTTCGAGAAGATTCCGAGTAAAGATGTGGTTTCTTGGGGTACATTGATCGATAGTTATTTGCGAGTGCAGAGGTTAACTGAAGCATTGATCATGTGCCGTGAAATGCTTCGGTATGGATTGAGGCCGAATGATGTGATGCTCGTTGATTTGGTTTCAGCCTGTGCTAGATCGATGCTAGCTGTGGAGGGGCAGCAACTTCATAATTTGATAGTGAGATGTGGTTTTGACTGTTGTGACTTTGTCCAGGCAACGGTGATCCATTTCTATGCAGCTTGTGGCAGGATCGACCTAGCTCGCCTGCAATTCGAGACTGGGTCGAAGGACCACCTTGCATCTCTGAATGCCCTCATTGCAGGATTTGTAAGAAATGGAATGATTGACCAGGCTAGGCAGATGTTCAACCAGATGTCAGAAAGGGATGTCTTCTCATGGACCACCATGATTTCTTGTTATGCACAGCAGGAGCAGCCAAATATGGCTCTTGAACTCTTTCACAAGATGGCCGCAAGTGGGCTCTGCCCTAATGAAGTAACAATGGCGAGCGTCTTCTCTGCTATTGCTGCTTTGGGTTCCCTGGAAGAAGGATCACGGGCTCATGAATATGTACAAAAGAACTCCATTCCTCTCAATGAGAATTTGAGTGCATCAATGATTGACATGTATGCAAAGTGCGGTAGCATCAGTTCTGCCCTGGAAGTGTTTCATCAAGTTCGAGACAAAGGTCAGGATGTGTCACCATGGAATGCAATTATATGTGGGTTGGCGATGCATGGACATGCAAATCTGTCTCTTGCAATATTCTCCAACTTGCAGAAACGAAACATCAGTCCTAATTCAATTACATTTATTGGAGCCCTAACTGCATGTTGCCACGCGGGCCTAGTtgaggaagggaagaaaatctTTAGAAGCATGAAGGTTTTGGATGATGTCGATCCAGATGTTAAGCACTATGGTTGTATGGTGGACATATTAGGTAGAGCTGGGAGAATACAAGAAGCTGCAGAATTGATTAGGACCATGCCCGTGGAAGCAGATGCTGCAGTATGGGGTGCACTTTTGTCAGCGTGCAGAACACATGGGAATGTGGACATAGGAGAGTGGGCTGCACAGAGTTTGGAAAATTTGCAACCAACTCATGGGCCTTGTAGGGTTCTTCTATCAAACATATATGCAGACGTAGGGAGGTGGCATGATGCCTTTTCAGCAAGAACAGTTATTCACAGTCGAGGACTGAAGAGGTTGCCGGGTTGTAGTGGTGTTGGGTGA